In one window of Henckelia pumila isolate YLH828 chromosome 1, ASM3356847v2, whole genome shotgun sequence DNA:
- the LOC140874950 gene encoding uncharacterized protein, with the protein MKKAAREQLSRALGEHLNTIHETFQIFDRAPASSLEKVSWKEVIQMSEQVSKHATTVGMLYAGDTPGVKALEENMAAYFNILQGFLLLSHGNLLGAGPTLSSCIHTSVKQVVDSSFMLFQGAVSSYGSSSNVQKLSIPQLVGTVWDACSALKKTPATNITAIGRAMTRVAVSIKDVLREMKELKPADESSIPESAHTDDKSNNDDDSDEELGNDLSPEEMKIVQLTTSIVSEALRVIKELIRSITGLLKKENSNGGAISVDSLEKLLKLSQAVGVQVDDLGACLYPPQEISAIKMALGKMSSITNETETELRNLEGSSEDFGKACAGLRGSLRELETLLGCVGAHYIVQEMENLVVSN; encoded by the exons ATGAAGAAGGCAGCAAGAGAGCAACTGAGCCGGGCTTTGGGCGAGCACCTCAACACCATCCATGAAACTTTTCAG ATATTTGATCGAGCCCCGGCTTCATCTCTCGAAAAAGTTAGCTGGAAAGAAGTCATTCAAATGAGTGAACAAGTCTCCAAACATGCCACTACGG TTGGAATGCTTTACGCTGGAGATACCCCAGGAGTTAAAGCACTTGAAGAAAACATGGCTGCATACTTCAATATACTCCAAGGGTTCCTTTTACTTTCCCATGGGAATTTACTGGGTGCAGGACCGACTCTCTCTTCCTGCATTCATACATCTGTAAAACAAGTTGTAGACAGTAGTTTCATGCTGTTTCAGGGGGCAGTCTCTTCATACG GATCATCGAGTAATGTTCAAAAACTCTCAATCCCACAACTGGTAGGTACAGTTTGGGATGCCTGTTCTGCCCTTAAGAAGACACCTGCCACTAACATAACAGCTATCGGCCGAGCAATGACACGAGTCGCAGTTTCCATTAAGGACGTCCTTCGTGAAATGAAAGAACTTAAGCCAGCAGACGAGTCTTCCATACCTGAATCTGCACACACAGATGACAAATCCAACAACGATGATGATTCTGATGAAGAGTTGGGCAATGATCTGTCTCCGGAAGAGATGAAAATCGTGCAGTTAACAACTAGCATCGTGTCTGAAGCACTCCGTGTTATTAAAGAACTAATTCGATCCATCACTGGCTTGCTCAAGAAAGAAAATTCGAATGGTGGTGCTATATCGGTAGATTCTTtggagaaacttttgaaacTCTCCCAAGCAGTTGGAGTTCAAGTTGATGATCTTGGAGCATGCCTTTACCCACCACAAGAAATCTCGGCAATTAAAATGGCTTTAGGAAAGATGTCCAGCATCACTAATGAAACAGAGACTGAGCTTCGAAATCTTGAAGGTTCTTCAGAAGATTTTGGTAAAGCTTGCGCTGGTTTGAGGGGTTCATTGAGGGAATTGGAAACTTTACTAGGTTGTGTAGGTGCACACTATATTGTGCAAGAAATGGAGAATCTTGTTGTAAGTAACTAG
- the LOC140874586 gene encoding sec-independent protein translocase protein TATC, chloroplastic — MGSTGILISNPHLNNKSICFQCLNSSTPSKNILPVKKRRPRVLCFSSKNNFKKFDRIVCSAVEDVAEKQRESGSDGVHGAGSAVEARPDSIDEASENPFLNNESDDEGNSIYNFLYPSKELLPDDKEMSIYDHLDELRQRVFTSVLAVGAAIVGCFTVSKDLIMFLEAPVKAQGVRFLQLAPGEFFFTTLKVSGYCGLLLGSPVILYEIIAFVVPGLTRAEKRFLGPIVLGSSILFYSGIVFSYYVLAPAALTFFVNYAEGVVESLWSIDQYFEFILVLMFSTGLSFQVPVIQLLLGQLGLVSSEQMLSIWRYVVVGSVIAAAILTPSTDPLTQMLLAGPLMGLYLGGASLVKLLGR, encoded by the exons ATGGGAAGCACTGGAATTCTCATATCCAATCCACACCTGAACAACAAATCCATTTGTTTCCAATGTTTAAATTCCAGTACCccatcaaaaaatatattgcCCGTTAAAAAAAGAAGGCCCAGAGTTCTGTGCTTTTCaagtaagaataatttcaaGAAATTCGACAGAATAGTTTGCTCTGCTGTTGAAGACGTTGCTGAGAAGCAGCGAGAAAGTGGCAGTGATGGTGTTCATGGAGCTGGCTCAGCTGTTGAAGCTAGACCTG ATTCTATTGACGAAGCAAGCGAAAATCCTTTTCTGAACAATGAGTCAGATGATGAAGGAAATTCTATTTACAATTTTCTTTATCCTAGCAAAGAGCTACTCCCTGATGACAAAGAAATGAGTATATACGACCATTTAGACGAACTTAGACAGAGAGTCTTTACGTCCGTTTTGGCTGTCGGAGCTGCTATTGTTGGTTGTTTCACAGTTTCAAAGGATCTCATTATGTTTCTTGAAGCTCCAGTTAAAGCACAAGGTGTTCGTTTTTTACAGTTGGCACCAGGAGAATTTTTCTTCACAACTCTGAAG GTATCCGGATACTGTGGTCTTCTGTTAGGAAGCCCAGTGATTCTCTATGAGATCATAGCTTTTGTTGTTCCTGGTTTAACAAGGGCCGAAAAAAGATTTTTGGGGCCAATTGTTCTAGGGTCCTCTATACTTTTCTATTCAGGCATTGTCTTCTCTTACTATGTTCTTGCTCCAGCAGCATTAACATTCTTTGTTAATTATGCCGAAGGAGTGGTTGAATCATTATGGTCCATTGATCAGTACTTTGAGTTTATCCTGGTGCTTATGTTTAGCACTGGATTGTCTTTCCAG GTTCCAGTTATACAACTGCTTCTTGGTCAACTTGGCTTGGTTTCATCAGAACAAATGCTGTCGATTTGGAGATATGTCGTAGTAGGTTCAGTAATTGCAGCCGCTATACTCACACCATCAACTGATCCTCTGACACAAATGCTGTTGGCTGGACCACTTATGGGTCTTTATTTAGGTGGTGCGTCACTAGTTAAACTTCTTGGCCGATGA